GTCACAATCAACACTTCAAGGTCAACGAAAAGTTATTGAAATTGCCCAAGCAAAAGTTTTAACGGCTCAAGCTGCACTCAATCCCAGCCGAGCAACAGTAGCGATCGCTTCTGAACGTATTGCCCAAGAAATTGCTAAAGGTGAAGCAACTATCGCCACTTTGGATAAAGAAAAACAGGCTTTAATTCAGCGGCGAGTTGAAGTCCAAAACCAACTCAACCAATATCGACAAGATATCCAACAACTCAATACTCAACTCCACAATAGCATTGTTCGCGCTACCAGTGATGGCATCATCCTCAAGATGAATTTACGTAACCCCGGTCAAGTTGTGCGAGTGGGAGATGCTATTGCCGAAATTGTGCCGCAAAATTCTCCTTTAGTTATTAAAGCAATGGTTCCTGCTGGAGAAGTTAAAAAAGTTGAAGTTGGTCAAAAGGTACAATTGCGAGTTAATGGCTGTCCCTATCCTGATTACGGTACTCTCCAAGGTACTGTCAGCACTATTTCTCCTGACGCCATTACACCTCAAACTAGCAATACAGGTTCTACAACACCTGCTGCCAGTTATTTTGAAGCAACAGTAAAACCGGAAATGTTAAAATTCGGACACGGCGTTCATCAATGCTCTATTCAAGCCGGAATGGATGCCACAGCTGATATTATTTCCAAAGAAGAGACAGCACTGCAATTCATGTTGAGAAAAGCACGGTTAATTACGGATGTATAGAGAATGGGTAATTGGAAATTGGGAATTGGTAAGAAAGGAGGGGGAAAGGGGAAAGGGGAAAACTCTTCTTCCTTTACCCTTTTCCCCTCTTCAAAAACCCATTCCCCATGACGGCAGGTGCTTGAAGCCGGGAGACCCTTTCGGCAACAGCGAGTGGGGGTAACGAACATGACCGCGCTGCCTCACCAACGCACTGCCTCCCCCATTACCTATTACCAATTCCCTATTCCCATGTATTTTTAGGAAATCAAAATAGTATATTTTAACAAATATTCTGTCTACTTACGACAGTCAATTTGGCATAAATAAGTCATGTATTATCTAGCATTTTACTTATATTATAGGAGAATAACTACCTAAAGTAATGCTTTGCAATCTACCTAATGTCTTTACCAATTGTAGTTTTAACTATTTACATCTTAACCTTTATCTGGTTATTGAGATATTTTTATGGAACTAAGCAAGCATTGCAGTGGTGGTCTTCCAGACAGTCTCTGAGGCTTTCGTTAGAAGCTGAGAATATTAGAGATGGTTTATTGCAAGAATCTTTCACAATGCGCCGCAGTTTAGAACTGTCGTCTGTAGATAGCATGGGGTTATCACCCACAACTGAAGAACATTTACAGAGAATTAATAGTTTTCATCAATCCTTGACGCAATTAAGCGATCGCCTTTCTCCGGCATACATACAAGATAGCTTACCTTTAGCAATTGAGTCCTTATTAAAACTATGGGTAGAATCTCATCCATATCTAGATTTCTGTATCGACATGCCAAATTACTGGCGGTATGAACCACCAGAACGCAGTCTTGTCGTTTTAAACACTCTAGAAGAGTTGCTAAGAATAAGTTTGCCTGAATTGGTACAACTATCTGTTTATATTAGCTTAAAACAACACAAAAATATAAGTCAGCTTGTAGTAAAAATTACTGACCCAGATATATCTGCACTTATCTTTTACTCTCATAAATCGGAATTCAACTATCTTTGCAAAAGTTTTCGATTTTTAACATCAGGTAAATGCTTTTATCGCAGTCAAAAACCTAGTGTGGCTTGGTATTTTTACTGGTAATCTAAAATTAATTGTTAAGTGTTAACAGTTGACAGTTAACGGTAAACCATTACATTTTTTACTTTAAACAAAGTTTATTTATACTTTAAAAAACACCTATAAACATAATTTTTCTTAGTGGAAACTTTATAAAGTTTAAAAGACTTTCTCTATACAATCTTATTATTGTTTACCAAATAGTAGTGGCTACATTACATAACATTAGCTGGATATTAGGCATACGATATCGGCAGATATTACAGAAACTTTAAAATGTGATGTTCATAGAATAGTGTAAATTCAAAAACAAGCTGATAATTACGTACTACCAGGTGCATCCCAAAGCGTGTAAGTATAAACCCACAGGCTGTCAGCCTGAAGCTGGATATATATAAACGCCAGGACTGTAAAGCAGCTTACATATTGGGTTACTTGCAAAAATCTTCTATGTCCGTGTAACCTTACCTGTTCGGGTTAGGGGTACACAATTGGTATGCTCCCCGTACTTAATTACAAAGAAGTTAATAATGAACCAAACTTTAGCAGCAAAGGCTTTGCTGAAAATTCTGGTGATTGATGACCATGAGTCAGTTTTGGGTGGAACAATCGCTACATTAGGAAGACATTACCCAGATGCCGAACTGATGACGGCTCTCACTGCTAAGAATGTTCTCAATCAATTAAATAGTTTGCAGCCGGATGTACTTGTCATGGATCTTTCTATTCCTGAAAGTCCTGGGATGACAGCGCAACCGAATGTTGGTCTTCAACTTATTAGAAATGTGATGAAACGCTATCCCGACCTGAATCTTGTCATTCAAAGCGCTCATGTCAGAACGTTAGTCAGAATT
Above is a genomic segment from Tolypothrix sp. NIES-4075 containing:
- a CDS encoding HlyD family secretion protein — protein: MLYTSSKKLLPTFQSDEFLPPISPWTSLAGIFLVATVGTAIGVSSWVKYNVTVKAPATVRPIGDTRVVQPEMEGTVTSILVKENQIVKRGDAIARLDDEQLQIKKSQLQGNIEQSKLQLVQMYAQIRSLEVQIVAEKTVVDRAIASAKADLARNEREYQDRQVTTTSELLEAKANLQKAFTDLQKSQADLKFAEVDRDRYKQLSESGAVSKRDYDGKQLLVQQSQSTLQGQRKVIEIAQAKVLTAQAALNPSRATVAIASERIAQEIAKGEATIATLDKEKQALIQRRVEVQNQLNQYRQDIQQLNTQLHNSIVRATSDGIILKMNLRNPGQVVRVGDAIAEIVPQNSPLVIKAMVPAGEVKKVEVGQKVQLRVNGCPYPDYGTLQGTVSTISPDAITPQTSNTGSTTPAASYFEATVKPEMLKFGHGVHQCSIQAGMDATADIISKEETALQFMLRKARLITDV